Part of the Balaenoptera acutorostrata chromosome 17, mBalAcu1.1, whole genome shotgun sequence genome, AGTTCCATTTATATCTAAATCAAAATGTGTTCTATGGGTGCCCAGAAAGCGTCTTGTTTGGTCATTCTGGTGTTTAAAGAAAACAATCATTGAACTTTTAAAgagtttaaacatttaaaaggcTGGCCATTGCACATACAAATTTTTCCCTAAGAAGTCACTTTGGGCAACACTGATCCCCATGCTTTGAGTGGAGCCCAGAAGCAGCTGCCTCTTTTGATAGGATTGTGCGTCTGTTCACCAAGATGCCCGGGGCTTCCCACAGCATTACATGTGCCCCTCACTTCACCCACTGTCATGATCCTAGGCCCTAAAGACTTGAGTTTGCCAACCCTGATCTAACAAATATATACCTTTACTTGCTTCTCCCTTGTTATTCCCAGAGCACTTTTATATACCTTCACTAAAGCACTTACCTCAGTAGACTGTAGTATTTTGTTTAAATTCTGCCTTCTCCCTGCTAGACTGTGAGCCCCTTGAGAACAGGGACTACCCCTTATTCCTGCAGCTAGCTGATGATTAGACACTCAAAAACTGCTGCATTAACTAATGAGAGACTTAAAAAATGGATGAATGTTTCACTTAATTATACCGTAGGGTGAAGCCCAAATTTACCAAAATGTAAATCCTGCcctagaagaattttttttattataactcCAATAAAGAACAGTATAGATACCATTTGCTTTATACTGgtaaagtacattaaaaaaaacaccatTTGCTAAGACGTAGTACATTTCTCTAGTCttctaataaagataaaaagactaTAGGAGGACAGGAGCAGGCTGACAGTAATTTTCCAAGGATAAGAGTGCAAAGATGAAAATGACACTCTAAGAGTCATTTGTGTGTTCTTTCATTAAAAAGTCAGTTCCTCCACTGACCATCTTCAATTTGTACCCTCATGCCATACATGGGGCCTGATGAAGAGTGAACTTGGAAAAATTCAGAAATTTAACATTCCttcaatattccattttattcaaCAATGAAGCTCTAGGTTACAAATCTGGACACACACTATGCTTTAGAAAATTTGTGCCAGAAAGTCAAAtgcctgtttttcaagtatggaAGCCTTTTTGGTTTGGGTCAAATGAACTTCAACCACGGAAACAGAGACTAGAGGGACTGTGTCAGCCACCCCTGTCCCCCAGAGATGATCTTTTATGGAGCACACCTAAACAACCTGAATCTGTGACAGCATGACTTTTACCTTCAACGTGTTGGTCCTCTTCGTTAGCATGAATTTTCCTGACCGTTTCCACATTTGCCCCTGTCTCTAGAATTCCTGCCGGATGTTCCATGTTTCCAACTATTCCTTCAGGTTGGATCTGCTCCATGTCTCCTGGACCTTCAGGAGTTTTATGGAGCGAATCATCCTTGACAGCTGTTTCCATAAGCTGACTTCTGTCTGATACTTCTGGTGTTCCATTCTCTCTGGGAATCATCTCTAGAAGTTGGGACTGCTCATCTTCTCCCAATGTTTCTTGAAGTTGATGCTTTTCAGCTGTTTCCACAAGCTGACTTCCTTCCAATATTTCTGGAGATTCCATCTCCTTGGAAACTGTTTCTGGGTGTTGGGACTGTTCATCCGTCTCCAGAGCTTCTTGAGATTGTGGCTCTCTAGCTGCTTCCAGAGATGGAATTTTCTCAGCTGTTCCTCGAGGTGTCATCTCTCCGGCAGCTTGTGGATTCTCAGTACCTTCCACTGTTCCAGGAGAGTCCCTCTCTCCCGCTGTCCTCAAAGGCTGACTCTTGGCTTCTGCTCCTAAAGGTTCGGTCTCAGCGTTTCCTTTAAAAGGCTGAGCCTCTGTCACTGCTTCCACGTCCTTCTTTTCTCCTGCTCCTGGAGTATCATCTTTGCCACCTGGCTGAGGTGACCCAGACTCCTTCAGTCCCTTAAGAGGCTGAGTTTCCTCTGTGGATCCTGGTGGGTCTGCAGCATCCTTTGTCAGGGGCTGTTCATGGAGGGATTTAACACCATTAGCTGTAGACACGGCTGAAATCTTGGGCTTTTCTAGTCGAGGAAGGCTTTCCTTTTGTACCTTGCCATATAATGTAGATTCTCTTCCCAGTGTACGTGGTTTTGGTTGGACAAAGCAGGACTCACTTTCTTCTGTGgttgaaaaatacatatttgaagttactttttatcattcatttgaaaagaaaaaaaatacaaattgttgTTTAGTTTCTATCCTGAGAAAGCGTATTGCTATCAAGAAGTAGATTTAACAGTTCAAGACAGTCCTGGGTACAGTACAGTTGAGCACAGAGAGGCCATACCATGACCCTAACATTCCCTAAGTCCAATCTCTTTAGTGTTTTCAGCTCAAATACCTAGTCTTAAGCATGAAGGTCCCCCAAAATCAcagggtttttttcctgtttgctcCTTGGGCACCTTCTCATGACTCCTGTCCCATATTCTAATTCAGTACCCTTTGTCCCCTCACGCTTTTTCCTCTGTCCCACCCTTTCTCCTCCTTAGGCTTAGTAGAAGATTTTATAGTCCAAGAAGTGGTCCTTGGGCTGCTAGAGAGGTCTTAACTTCCCCCTAAAGCAGAATGGCCCTCAGTGAAAGGAAAGGGTCCCATGACAGAGAAGCCCCACTAGGTCAAAACTAAGACGTCTGGGAGAGAAAGTGGCAGGCACAGTCCAGCCTGAGTTTCATTTCATTTGGGGGTCCTGGTTAGAAGAGAAATCAAGAGAGAGTTGGGAAACATGCATTTTAATTCTGGCTCTTCccccaactgtgtgaccttgggaacttAGCTCCCAATAATCATGTCTATAAAATGGCAGTGAATCTGTCTCTCCTACCTATGTCAGAGTTGCAAGAGGCATCGTATCACATTAAACAATGAATGCATAAGCGCCCTCTGGACAGTTTAAGAAAGCAATGGGGCAACATGTTTATACTCTTTGACCCAGTGATCCTACTTCTGGAAATTTACCCTAAAAGCATAAACTTCAGGGAAATGCTCTGGGGGAAAGTATATCATCCCAGTATTCTTTATAACAGCAAAATCTGGAAAACAGCTTAAAAGTCTAATAATTTGGGGGAAAGATCAATAATCCATTGGGTGGAATATTACTGTACCATGAAAAAGATGATTATGAAGACCATatgctaaaataataaaataattattatataataa contains:
- the ERICH5 gene encoding glutamate-rich protein 5, which gives rise to MGCSSSALNKAGDGSRPRTEESESCFVQPKPRTLGRESTLYGKVQKESLPRLEKPKISAVSTANGVKSLHEQPLTKDAADPPGSTEETQPLKGLKESGSPQPGGKDDTPGAGEKKDVEAVTEAQPFKGNAETEPLGAEAKSQPLRTAGERDSPGTVEGTENPQAAGEMTPRGTAEKIPSLEAAREPQSQEALETDEQSQHPETVSKEMESPEILEGSQLVETAEKHQLQETLGEDEQSQLLEMIPRENGTPEVSDRSQLMETAVKDDSLHKTPEGPGDMEQIQPEGIVGNMEHPAGILETGANVETVRKIHANEEDQHVEGETGEEVETEMENEKVSEGAETKEEETGEAVGLSAAT